The Oscillospiraceae bacterium genome has a segment encoding these proteins:
- a CDS encoding ABC transporter ATP-binding protein, producing MLKITGVQKTFNPGTINEKKALCGIDLTLNEGDFVTVIGGNGAGKSTMLNMIAGVYPVDCGSIVIDGKDVTKLPEYKRAKFIGRVFQDPMTGTAADMQIAENLAIAARRGKGRSLRSGVSKKEKVQYAEMLKELDLGLDTRLTSKVGLLSGGQRQAVTLLMATLKKPKVLLLDEHTAALDPKTAKKVLDLTEKIVARDHLTTIMITHNMKDAIAIGNRLIMMNEGKIIYDVSGEEKKKLTTKDLLDKFKITSGEEFDNDRVLLSTEAGE from the coding sequence ATGCTTAAAATCACAGGTGTACAAAAGACATTTAACCCCGGCACCATCAATGAGAAAAAGGCCCTTTGCGGCATTGATCTGACCTTGAACGAGGGCGATTTTGTAACGGTAATCGGCGGCAACGGCGCCGGCAAATCCACGATGCTGAATATGATCGCCGGTGTGTATCCGGTGGACTGCGGTTCCATTGTGATCGACGGCAAGGATGTGACCAAACTGCCGGAATACAAGCGCGCCAAGTTCATCGGCCGTGTGTTCCAGGACCCCATGACCGGCACGGCTGCGGATATGCAGATCGCCGAGAATTTGGCCATCGCCGCTCGCCGTGGCAAGGGGCGAAGCCTGCGTTCCGGCGTTAGTAAAAAAGAAAAGGTTCAGTATGCAGAGATGCTCAAGGAGCTGGATCTGGGGCTGGATACCCGCCTGACCTCCAAGGTGGGCCTGCTCAGCGGCGGTCAGCGCCAGGCGGTGACCCTGTTGATGGCCACTTTGAAGAAGCCGAAGGTGCTGCTGCTGGATGAGCACACCGCAGCGCTGGACCCCAAAACCGCCAAGAAGGTGCTGGATCTGACGGAGAAGATCGTGGCCCGAGATCACCTGACTACCATTATGATTACCCACAATATGAAGGACGCCATTGCCATCGGCAACCGGCTGATTATGATGAACGAGGGCAAGATCATCTATGATGTAAGCGGTGAGGAGAAGAAAAAACTGACCACCAAGGATCTGCTGGATAAGTTTAAGATTACCTCCGGTGAGGAGTTTGACAACGACCGGGTGCTGCTCTCTACCGAGGCGGGGGAGTAA
- a CDS encoding ABC transporter permease codes for MSGFLASLPGACAQGIIWGIMAVGVYLTFKVLDLADLTVDGSFGTGGAVLVVCTIAGMNIWLAMLLAFLAGCIAGLVTGILHTKFGIPAILAGILTQLALYSVNLRIMSGRANVALNIDEYGILVSLRYIPKSILVGGAFALVIIGLLYWFFGTELGAGVRATGCNEAMARANGINTGFNKVLGLVLSNGIVALSGGLLAQYQGFADINMGRGAIVIGLAAVIIGDVIFGKLFKNFALRLLAAVLGGGIYYIVIQLVLQMGLNANDLKLFSALVVALFLGVPYWKGQLSAKHVKTNKGGKDNA; via the coding sequence ATGAGCGGATTTTTAGCTTCTTTGCCCGGTGCTTGTGCCCAGGGTATCATCTGGGGTATTATGGCAGTGGGCGTGTATTTGACCTTTAAGGTTCTTGATTTGGCCGACTTGACGGTGGACGGCAGCTTTGGTACCGGCGGCGCCGTGCTGGTGGTGTGTACCATTGCAGGGATGAACATTTGGCTGGCTATGCTGCTGGCGTTCTTGGCCGGGTGTATTGCCGGACTGGTTACCGGTATTTTGCATACCAAGTTTGGCATACCGGCGATCTTGGCAGGTATTTTGACCCAGCTGGCGCTGTATTCCGTAAACCTGCGGATTATGAGCGGTCGTGCCAATGTGGCGCTGAATATTGATGAATACGGGATCTTGGTATCCCTGCGGTATATTCCCAAATCCATTCTCGTCGGCGGTGCTTTTGCGCTGGTGATCATTGGGTTACTGTACTGGTTCTTCGGCACGGAGCTGGGCGCCGGTGTGCGCGCCACCGGGTGCAATGAGGCCATGGCCCGCGCCAACGGCATCAACACCGGGTTCAACAAGGTGCTGGGACTGGTGCTCTCCAACGGCATTGTGGCATTGTCCGGCGGCCTGCTGGCCCAGTATCAGGGCTTTGCGGACATTAATATGGGCCGTGGCGCTATCGTTATCGGCCTGGCGGCTGTGATCATCGGCGATGTGATCTTTGGCAAGCTGTTCAAGAACTTTGCTCTGCGCCTGCTGGCAGCGGTGCTGGGCGGCGGGATCTACTATATTGTCATTCAGTTGGTGCTGCAAATGGGTCTGAACGCCAACGACCTGAAGCTGTTCTCCGCTTTGGTGGTGGCGCTGTTCCTGGGCGTGCCGTACTGGAAAGGGCAGCTGAGCGCCAAGCATGTAAAGACGAATAAGGGGGGCAAGGACAATGCTTAA
- a CDS encoding ABC transporter substrate-binding protein codes for MNKVVKKIAAVALSGLLVASVFAGCSGGSAKDTYTVGICQSMQHPALDKATEGFKKALTDKLGDKVTFKEQNAAGDSTLCSTIVNQYVSQNVDLIMANATDALVAARTATNTIPIVGTSVTSYGVALGLKDETATKTGINVTGTADLAPLDKQAAMVKEWVPNAKKVGILYCSAEKNSKYQATVVGAKLKEMGLEVKEYTAADSNEIASVTKLACQNSDVLYVPTDNTMASSAKTIDNIAKPAGVPIIAGEEGICSGCGIATLSISYYDIGYKAGEMAYDILVNGKDPATMDIEFVPENKLTKEYDAARCKALGVKVVDGYKAIES; via the coding sequence ATGAATAAGGTTGTGAAGAAGATCGCTGCCGTGGCGCTGTCCGGGCTGCTGGTGGCTTCTGTATTTGCCGGTTGTTCCGGCGGCAGTGCCAAGGACACTTATACCGTAGGTATCTGCCAGTCCATGCAGCATCCGGCACTGGACAAGGCTACCGAGGGCTTTAAGAAGGCGCTGACGGACAAGCTGGGCGACAAGGTGACTTTCAAAGAGCAGAACGCCGCCGGCGATTCCACCCTGTGCTCCACCATTGTTAACCAGTATGTGTCTCAGAATGTGGACCTGATCATGGCCAACGCTACGGACGCACTGGTGGCTGCCCGCACGGCAACCAACACCATTCCGATTGTGGGTACCTCCGTCACCAGCTACGGCGTGGCTCTGGGTCTGAAGGACGAGACTGCCACCAAGACCGGGATCAATGTGACCGGTACCGCCGACCTGGCGCCGCTGGATAAGCAGGCCGCCATGGTTAAAGAGTGGGTGCCGAATGCCAAGAAAGTGGGTATTCTGTACTGCTCAGCGGAGAAGAACTCCAAGTACCAGGCTACCGTTGTGGGCGCAAAGCTGAAGGAAATGGGCCTGGAGGTGAAGGAATACACCGCTGCGGACTCTAACGAGATCGCTTCTGTGACCAAGCTGGCTTGCCAGAACAGCGATGTACTGTATGTTCCCACAGACAACACCATGGCCTCCAGCGCCAAGACCATTGACAACATTGCAAAGCCTGCCGGCGTACCCATTATTGCCGGTGAGGAGGGCATTTGCTCCGGCTGCGGTATAGCCACTCTGTCCATCAGCTATTACGACATCGGCTACAAGGCCGGCGAAATGGCTTATGACATTCTGGTTAACGGCAAAGACCCGGCAACCATGGACATTGAGTTTGTGCCGGAAAACAAGTTGACAAAGGAATATGACGCCGCCCGCTGCAAGGCACTGGGCGTGAAGGTGGTAGACGGCTACAAGGCAATCGAAAGTTAA
- a CDS encoding cupin domain-containing protein, with protein MQLNPYQDLPWEQLMPTARRKLLCSDKNYMFVLMECKAGTAQPPHSHPHTQVDYLLEGEIDMQVGDEVRRMHAGDIVQVPGNVPHAFCRVYRDTRWLEFFTPARKDILPREEQKEKE; from the coding sequence ATGCAACTGAACCCGTACCAGGATCTGCCCTGGGAGCAGCTGATGCCCACCGCCCGGCGGAAGCTGCTGTGCAGCGACAAAAACTATATGTTCGTCTTAATGGAGTGCAAGGCTGGCACTGCCCAGCCGCCCCACAGCCATCCACACACCCAGGTGGATTACCTACTGGAGGGCGAGATTGATATGCAGGTGGGCGACGAAGTGCGCCGTATGCACGCCGGCGACATTGTGCAGGTGCCCGGCAATGTGCCCCACGCTTTTTGCCGGGTCTATCGGGATACCCGCTGGCTAGAATTCTTCACCCCCGCCCGAAAGGACATTTTGCCCCGGGAAGAACAGAAAGAAAAAGAATAA
- a CDS encoding helix-turn-helix domain-containing protein — protein sequence MKYEIGARIRQFREARGLTQVELANRLHISSGRLSNWEQGACRPNADILAKLCRALEVSPSELLDLPTPEQNLTEHERQVITAYREKPNLQNAVDILLGIDK from the coding sequence TTGAAGTATGAAATCGGTGCCAGAATTCGCCAGTTCCGTGAGGCACGCGGCCTAACGCAAGTCGAATTGGCCAACCGTTTGCATATCAGCAGCGGTCGCCTGTCCAACTGGGAGCAAGGCGCCTGTCGCCCAAACGCAGATATTTTGGCCAAGCTGTGCCGTGCGCTGGAGGTTTCACCCAGCGAATTGTTAGATTTGCCGACACCGGAACAAAACTTGACCGAGCACGAGCGCCAAGTCATTACCGCTTACAGAGAAAAACCAAATCTGCAAAATGCAGTAGACATTCTCTTAGGTATAGATAAATAA
- a CDS encoding MATE family efflux transporter, producing MLLWLTRRPLPLCAVGKGGRQKAQDKAQALTTAPVTGRLLRHLPYTLASLLFSAFYNVADTLFVSHGVGDLAAAGISVVFPLTVLQGAIAQMVGAGAGAMVSPCLGQKDYRAAGRVTKSAMAFFYTTALGITCICLLFRTPLLRLFGATAEILPYARTYFTILAAGNVFSTGFSSIIRAEGRMDYSLWIWLLPTGVNLLLDWLLIYRLHLGIAGAAWATVIAQAASFCMSVLFFTRFSCQQFRGVRADRATVGRILTLGLPTLVQMGSLSVVLVVMNGLLAPRAGTVGVAAFGYVSRLAEFALAPFSALCLAAAPIIGSSYGAGLHCRVRQTVVRTVQLGLVYAVVAVAVCYALSGALLGIFTRDPAIVQFGTHCLRRLAPALLFLPPVLTVSAYFQSINRAKSALVTAGALPLCLCVGACLAAPLGTGAVWWAVPIAAAVCAVFCGALYIRQAGKRKRRAL from the coding sequence GTGCTTCTGTGGCTTACAAGGCGGCCTTTGCCGCTTTGCGCCGTGGGTAAGGGCGGGCGCCAAAAGGCGCAGGACAAGGCGCAGGCGCTGACCACTGCGCCGGTGACCGGCCGTCTGTTGCGGCACCTGCCGTACACTCTGGCTTCGCTGCTCTTTAGTGCCTTTTATAATGTGGCGGACACGTTGTTTGTCAGCCACGGGGTAGGCGACCTGGCGGCTGCGGGAATCAGCGTGGTCTTTCCCCTGACGGTTTTGCAGGGCGCTATTGCCCAAATGGTTGGCGCCGGTGCCGGGGCGATGGTGTCGCCCTGTTTGGGGCAAAAGGACTACCGGGCGGCAGGCCGGGTCACAAAAAGCGCCATGGCGTTCTTTTACACCACAGCGCTGGGGATCACCTGTATTTGCTTGTTGTTTCGCACGCCGCTGCTGCGGCTGTTCGGTGCCACGGCAGAGATCTTGCCTTATGCTCGCACCTATTTTACTATTTTGGCGGCGGGCAATGTGTTCTCCACCGGGTTTTCGTCTATTATACGGGCGGAGGGGCGTATGGATTACAGCCTTTGGATCTGGCTGTTGCCTACCGGGGTGAACTTGCTGCTGGATTGGTTGCTGATCTATCGGCTGCACCTGGGCATTGCCGGTGCGGCCTGGGCCACGGTGATCGCCCAGGCGGCGAGCTTTTGTATGAGCGTATTGTTTTTCACCCGGTTTTCCTGCCAGCAATTCCGTGGCGTGCGGGCGGATCGCGCCACCGTGGGGCGGATCTTGACTCTGGGGCTGCCCACCTTGGTACAAATGGGCAGTCTGTCTGTTGTGCTGGTGGTGATGAACGGTTTGTTGGCGCCTCGGGCAGGCACAGTAGGTGTGGCGGCCTTTGGCTATGTGAGCCGGTTGGCGGAATTTGCCTTGGCGCCGTTCTCCGCTCTTTGCTTGGCAGCAGCGCCTATTATCGGCAGCAGCTACGGCGCCGGACTGCACTGCCGGGTGCGCCAAACGGTGGTGCGCACGGTGCAGTTGGGATTGGTGTATGCGGTGGTTGCTGTGGCAGTGTGTTATGCTTTGAGCGGAGCGCTGCTGGGTATTTTTACTCGCGATCCGGCGATCGTGCAATTTGGTACCCACTGCTTGCGGCGGTTGGCACCGGCTCTTTTGTTCTTGCCGCCGGTACTGACGGTGAGTGCCTATTTCCAGTCGATAAACCGAGCCAAATCGGCGCTGGTTACTGCCGGTGCGCTGCCGTTGTGCCTGTGCGTGGGTGCGTGCCTGGCGGCACCCCTGGGCACCGGGGCTGTTTGGTGGGCCGTGCCCATTGCTGCCGCCGTTTGCGCCGTATTTTGCGGGGCGCTTTATATTCGGCAGGCAGGGAAAAGAAAGCGTCGGGCTTTGTAG
- a CDS encoding aminoglycoside phosphotransferase family protein produces MKSKTKTLPTDAVLRDMLKQAGLDSAGVQFRLLGDGMFNAVFAAETNPPVVMKIAPRPQVPVMTYERDMLATELYWYDQIRQHTEITVPNILYSDPAGNLCGAPWVVMERLPGVHRDKCPLPSAEKHRRTAEMLAQIHNVSGTGYGYVQNGLYENWADAYISMIENLLADARRMGKTSRRGQRLLAYARQYRAVLATAPCVMVNFDLWSSNILCHTVGGQTRFAWIDPERSLWGDPVLDFLPLESFTAPLDKKILSLAAHNALCRVPVQVNRETRLRYAFAQGLLALIQEVEKYYRYTPLSQGWMVDIGGASVAYKAAFAALRRG; encoded by the coding sequence ATGAAAAGTAAGACCAAGACTCTGCCTACCGACGCGGTGCTGCGGGATATGCTGAAACAAGCCGGACTGGACAGCGCGGGGGTGCAATTTCGGCTGCTGGGGGACGGTATGTTCAACGCCGTTTTTGCAGCGGAGACAAACCCGCCGGTGGTGATGAAGATTGCGCCCAGACCCCAGGTGCCGGTGATGACCTATGAGCGGGATATGCTGGCCACCGAACTTTACTGGTACGATCAGATCCGGCAGCACACGGAGATTACCGTGCCGAATATTCTGTATAGTGACCCGGCGGGCAACCTGTGCGGCGCGCCCTGGGTGGTGATGGAGCGACTGCCCGGGGTGCACCGAGACAAGTGCCCGCTGCCAAGTGCGGAGAAACACCGGCGCACGGCGGAGATGTTGGCGCAGATCCATAATGTGTCCGGCACGGGCTACGGTTATGTGCAAAATGGACTGTATGAGAACTGGGCGGACGCTTACATTTCCATGATCGAGAACCTGCTGGCAGATGCCCGGCGTATGGGCAAGACCAGCCGCCGCGGGCAGCGCCTGCTGGCGTATGCCCGGCAGTATCGGGCGGTGCTGGCGACGGCACCTTGCGTGATGGTGAATTTTGATCTGTGGAGCAGCAATATCCTGTGCCATACGGTGGGCGGACAAACCCGGTTTGCCTGGATCGACCCGGAGCGCAGCCTGTGGGGCGACCCGGTGCTGGACTTTTTGCCGCTGGAGTCCTTTACCGCGCCGCTGGACAAAAAGATTTTGTCCTTGGCAGCCCACAACGCCCTTTGCCGGGTACCGGTGCAGGTCAACCGAGAGACCCGGCTACGCTACGCCTTTGCCCAGGGGTTGCTGGCGTTGATCCAGGAAGTGGAAAAATATTATCGCTATACGCCCTTGAGCCAGGGCTGGATGGTGGATATAGGTGGTGCTTCTGTGGCTTACAAGGCGGCCTTTGCCGCTTTGCGCCGTGGGTAA
- a CDS encoding AraC family transcriptional regulator, with product MDSASLMSIRVIPKSVKEETGHHALERLHHTPYRDEVRLFSCLQRGDLKKLIYELGQIGIQNITVGQMSENDLQQQKYMAVSFITLATRYAIQGGLGESNAYAYSDDFIRRIDAASTKRTVHAAIVDGAIELTNMVSRAQKDLTYSPHVRRCIAYINKNPDRKLTVAAVAAHCGLSPDYLSHLFKCELGVNLSTYMTAQKLELAKTLLWEGCAAEQVCYSLGFSSQSHFIALFKRRFGMTPREYTALLGTEK from the coding sequence ATGGATAGTGCATCTTTAATGAGTATTCGGGTGATCCCGAAAAGCGTCAAGGAAGAAACCGGGCACCACGCGCTGGAGCGACTGCACCATACCCCATACCGGGACGAGGTGCGCCTGTTCTCCTGCCTGCAACGGGGTGATCTGAAAAAGCTGATCTACGAATTGGGGCAGATCGGCATACAAAATATTACCGTAGGCCAAATGTCAGAGAACGACTTGCAGCAGCAAAAATATATGGCTGTCAGCTTTATCACCCTGGCCACCCGCTACGCCATTCAAGGAGGACTGGGCGAAAGCAACGCCTATGCGTATTCGGACGATTTTATTCGCCGCATTGACGCGGCCAGCACCAAGCGCACCGTGCACGCCGCCATTGTGGACGGCGCCATTGAACTGACCAATATGGTCAGCCGGGCGCAAAAGGACCTGACCTACTCACCCCATGTGCGCCGCTGCATTGCCTATATCAACAAAAACCCGGACCGCAAGCTGACGGTGGCTGCCGTGGCCGCCCACTGCGGCCTGTCGCCGGACTATCTCTCCCATCTGTTCAAATGCGAATTGGGCGTAAATCTGAGCACCTATATGACCGCCCAAAAGCTGGAGCTGGCCAAAACCCTGCTGTGGGAGGGCTGCGCCGCCGAGCAGGTGTGTTACAGCCTGGGCTTCTCCTCCCAATCCCATTTTATCGCCCTGTTTAAGCGCCGATTCGGTATGACCCCACGGGAATACACCGCCCTGCTGGGCACGGAAAAGTGA
- a CDS encoding AzlC family ABC transporter permease yields MKYNKSATLRFAFKQSLPVLFGYLFLGAAFGIMLFKAGYNWVWAALISLLVYAGSGQFLLVSLISSGAGLATTALMTLFINTRHMFYGLSYIEKFKAGGWRYPFMIFTLTDETYSVNASILSVPDGVDEPRARFLIGELDHVYWIIGSVLGSLLSAALPMDFTGIDFSMTALFVVIFIDLIRNQKGRAGLIGALGLCAGILCLLIFGADKFLLPSLVLTVAVLSAGRPFFDPERRAAK; encoded by the coding sequence ATGAAATATAACAAAAGCGCGACTTTGCGCTTTGCGTTCAAGCAATCACTGCCGGTGCTGTTCGGCTACTTGTTTTTAGGCGCAGCGTTCGGTATCATGCTGTTTAAGGCCGGCTACAATTGGGTGTGGGCAGCGCTGATCTCGCTGCTGGTGTATGCCGGGTCCGGCCAGTTTCTGCTGGTGTCGCTGATCTCCTCCGGCGCCGGGCTGGCCACCACCGCACTGATGACGCTGTTTATCAACACCCGCCACATGTTCTATGGCCTGTCTTATATTGAAAAGTTCAAGGCCGGCGGCTGGCGCTATCCTTTTATGATCTTTACTTTAACGGACGAAACCTACTCGGTAAACGCCTCCATCCTGTCTGTGCCGGATGGGGTGGACGAGCCCCGGGCGCGCTTTCTCATCGGCGAGCTTGACCATGTGTACTGGATCATCGGCTCCGTGCTGGGCTCGCTGCTCAGCGCCGCCCTGCCCATGGACTTTACCGGCATTGATTTCTCTATGACCGCCCTGTTTGTGGTGATTTTTATTGACCTGATCCGCAACCAAAAGGGTCGCGCCGGGCTGATCGGCGCTCTGGGGCTGTGCGCCGGCATTCTGTGCCTGCTGATCTTCGGGGCAGACAAATTCCTGCTTCCCTCCCTGGTGCTGACCGTGGCGGTGCTGTCCGCCGGTCGCCCCTTCTTTGATCCGGAACGGAGGGCTGCCAAATGA
- a CDS encoding AzlD domain-containing protein, which yields MTNTHLLIMVLVAAVCTFATRLFPFALFGGKKQVPKFVQYLGNVLPVAILGILIVYCLKDFEQGNVNYIVPQLIAVALTAGVHLWRKNTLLSIAVGTIGYMLLIHFVFV from the coding sequence ATGACCAACACCCATTTGCTGATCATGGTGCTGGTGGCCGCCGTCTGTACCTTTGCCACCCGCCTATTTCCATTTGCCCTGTTTGGGGGCAAAAAGCAGGTGCCCAAGTTCGTGCAGTACCTGGGCAATGTGCTGCCGGTAGCGATCCTGGGCATTCTCATCGTCTATTGTCTTAAGGATTTTGAGCAGGGCAATGTGAACTACATTGTGCCCCAGCTGATCGCCGTGGCGCTCACCGCCGGGGTGCATCTGTGGCGCAAAAACACCCTCCTGAGCATCGCTGTGGGCACCATCGGCTATATGCTCCTGATCCACTTTGTGTTTGTGTGA
- a CDS encoding HNH endonuclease: METAAYTISFILTVFICFGIPLLLIVWLIYQSVYYKSQKFLSIKERISSYTNDCNALNEHIETLKDCYSEIQHIDYGQATFVNNSKWNYRRPAFNARKQSKFVYNCSRQVCSNAQNQPFKYLCKYFNIKPNENTLEMFESVLNKFSAVEQGKQLLVQQRNDILAQIQNDIPKIIMKFSRRRLLRKLGFQDIDLSNMYFPKYTFQYTSSGGNSSFAYDIVMDIPNLEKFVQYLSDTIKFKKSAAGQRALMTPALRESIKQRDHYTCQKCGVSVEEEPHLLLEIDHIVPISKGGMTSVDNLQTLCWKCNRSKGAKLLD; encoded by the coding sequence ATGGAAACTGCTGCGTACACCATTTCTTTCATTCTTACAGTCTTTATTTGCTTTGGTATTCCTCTACTGCTGATCGTTTGGCTGATTTACCAAAGCGTGTATTACAAAAGCCAAAAATTTCTATCCATTAAAGAGCGCATTTCCAGCTACACCAATGATTGCAATGCGCTAAACGAACATATCGAAACGCTGAAAGATTGCTATTCAGAAATACAACATATAGACTACGGTCAGGCAACTTTTGTAAACAACAGCAAATGGAATTACCGTCGCCCAGCGTTCAATGCCCGCAAACAATCCAAATTTGTATATAACTGCTCTCGCCAGGTTTGCAGCAATGCACAAAATCAGCCGTTCAAGTATTTGTGCAAATACTTCAATATTAAGCCGAACGAAAACACTTTGGAAATGTTTGAGTCCGTCTTAAACAAATTTTCCGCCGTTGAGCAAGGTAAGCAACTACTGGTACAGCAGCGAAATGATATACTCGCACAAATTCAAAATGACATTCCGAAAATCATTATGAAATTTTCGCGCAGACGGCTATTGCGCAAACTGGGTTTTCAGGACATTGACCTGAGCAACATGTACTTTCCCAAGTACACATTTCAATACACCAGCTCTGGCGGCAACAGTTCTTTTGCCTATGACATTGTTATGGATATTCCAAATTTGGAGAAATTTGTACAATATTTGTCTGATACCATCAAGTTCAAAAAGTCTGCCGCAGGGCAGCGTGCATTGATGACTCCGGCGTTGCGTGAATCCATTAAACAGCGTGACCATTATACTTGTCAAAAATGTGGCGTCAGTGTTGAGGAAGAGCCACACTTGCTGCTGGAGATCGACCATATCGTCCCCATCTCAAAAGGCGGTATGACCAGTGTAGACAACTTGCAAACTTTATGCTGGAAATGCAATCGCTCCAAGGGAGCCAAACTGTTAGACTAA
- a CDS encoding response regulator transcription factor produces the protein MKQILIIEDDPRIAGLERDYLEAAGLQASVAADGPSGLRTALDGRFDLILLDIMLPGMDGLEVCRSIRREQNVPIILVSAKKEDLDKIKGLGVGADDYVVKPFSPSELVARVLAHISRYERLTGDGAAHPPTKDAVLESGALRLDPATRRAWFREQEVALTNKEFELLYFLAGHPDEVFSKEQLFDRIWQYNSLGETSTVTVHVNRIRDKFKELDSNLDLIHTVWGRGYRFVPAAV, from the coding sequence ATGAAGCAGATATTGATTATTGAGGACGACCCACGCATTGCCGGGCTGGAGCGGGATTATCTGGAGGCGGCAGGCTTACAGGCATCGGTGGCAGCGGACGGCCCCTCCGGACTGCGCACGGCGTTGGATGGTCGGTTTGACCTGATTTTGCTGGATATTATGTTGCCGGGAATGGATGGACTGGAGGTTTGTCGCTCCATTCGCCGGGAGCAGAATGTACCGATTATCTTAGTCAGTGCCAAGAAAGAGGATTTGGACAAGATCAAGGGCCTGGGCGTTGGTGCGGATGACTATGTGGTTAAGCCCTTTTCCCCCAGCGAGTTGGTGGCCCGGGTGCTGGCGCATATCAGCCGGTATGAGCGGCTCACCGGCGACGGCGCTGCGCACCCGCCGACCAAGGACGCAGTGCTGGAGAGCGGTGCCCTGCGGTTGGATCCTGCCACCCGCCGTGCTTGGTTTCGGGAGCAGGAGGTGGCGTTGACCAATAAGGAGTTTGAGCTGCTGTATTTTTTGGCCGGCCACCCGGACGAAGTCTTTAGCAAGGAACAGCTGTTTGATCGGATTTGGCAGTACAACAGCTTGGGCGAGACCTCTACCGTCACCGTTCATGTGAACCGGATTCGAGACAAATTCAAGGAGCTGGATTCTAATTTAGATCTGATTCATACAGTGTGGGGTCGTGGCTATCGCTTTGTCCCCGCTGCGGTGTAG